In the Thermococcus sp. MAR1 genome, one interval contains:
- a CDS encoding Gfo/Idh/MocA family protein translates to MSMELKVGVIGCGNIFNLAHKKALRGIEGIKVVACMDIDAARAKEGAKELGAKAFTGLDEFLDLDLDVVEILTPTYTHAELAIAALKAGKHVVVEKPIALTVEEGERMIKTAEKKDLHLFVGHVRRFDKRWIQMKEVIKKRNILPMHIRKAEVQNLPFPKDYWYWDEKRSGGVAVDLGVHVTDFLRWFFESEPVSVYAVGKAIKEEARANGTFDHFMMMIKFEGEKTGIAEVSWAYPYPSRYGVFYHHVDIIGKNGRIRYTPLDTPVVGVAKANFEMPRFSPLLSTFPDAFERELRHFFNCIRGREEPVVTAEDALIALKIAEKAKESARKGEVVEI, encoded by the coding sequence ATGTCCATGGAGCTGAAGGTCGGAGTGATCGGCTGCGGAAACATCTTCAACCTCGCCCACAAAAAGGCGCTGAGGGGAATAGAGGGGATTAAGGTCGTTGCCTGCATGGACATAGACGCTGCCAGGGCGAAGGAAGGTGCTAAGGAGCTCGGGGCGAAGGCGTTCACGGGGCTCGATGAGTTCCTTGACCTAGACCTCGACGTCGTGGAGATACTGACGCCGACGTACACCCATGCCGAGCTGGCCATTGCGGCCCTTAAGGCTGGAAAGCACGTGGTAGTGGAGAAGCCGATAGCCCTCACCGTTGAAGAGGGCGAGAGGATGATAAAAACCGCCGAAAAGAAAGACCTGCATCTCTTCGTTGGCCACGTGAGGCGGTTTGACAAGAGATGGATTCAGATGAAGGAGGTCATAAAGAAGCGCAACATCCTTCCCATGCACATCAGGAAGGCCGAAGTCCAGAACCTCCCCTTCCCGAAGGACTACTGGTACTGGGACGAAAAGAGAAGTGGCGGCGTCGCCGTTGACCTCGGAGTGCACGTCACGGACTTCCTGCGCTGGTTCTTTGAGAGCGAACCTGTAAGCGTCTACGCCGTTGGAAAGGCGATAAAGGAAGAGGCTAGAGCCAATGGGACGTTCGACCACTTCATGATGATGATAAAGTTTGAGGGAGAAAAGACGGGCATAGCCGAGGTCAGCTGGGCGTATCCCTATCCCTCGCGCTACGGCGTATTCTACCACCACGTCGACATCATAGGCAAGAACGGCAGGATACGCTATACCCCTCTGGATACCCCGGTCGTCGGCGTTGCCAAGGCCAACTTCGAGATGCCCCGCTTCTCACCGCTCCTTTCAACGTTTCCAGACGCCTTCGAGAGGGAACTGAGGCACTTCTTCAACTGCATCAGGGGCAGGGAGGAACCAGTGGTTACAGCGGAGGACGCCCTTATTGCGCTGAAGATTGCAGAAAAGGCCAAGGAAAGCGCCCGGAAGGGGGAGGTGGTTGAGATATGA
- a CDS encoding glycosyltransferase, whose product MKVIVGIPSYNNAETISFVVKQAAEGLKKYFGGGIVVNADGGSTDGTRDAVLGTEVPDGVKVHSFVYRWPIPGKGSAMKELMEFALGRDADAIVFVDSDLRSITPEWIYRFARPIEEGYDFVAPLYIRHKWDGTITNNIAYPMTASLYGKNVRQPIGGDFGISRRLMEAYLEDEEVWKTHVARFGVDIFLTTTAIARGFKITQAALGMKIHDPKDPAASLGPMFNQVVGTLFMLMKKYEDIWKHVRTIEPVPVFGELEEGEPEPVKVTLELLEIRAKELFAQHEPVLRRALSEETLKGVVSALKTFEFDDRLWSHVLYDGAVAYRNGILTEAEPLVPLYFAKTADFVKRTMDMSTLEAEKLIEERAKVFLEEKDYLLERW is encoded by the coding sequence ATGAAGGTCATCGTTGGAATTCCCAGTTACAACAACGCGGAAACAATCTCTTTTGTCGTGAAGCAGGCCGCTGAGGGGCTGAAGAAGTATTTCGGTGGAGGAATAGTCGTCAACGCCGACGGGGGAAGCACCGATGGGACGAGGGACGCCGTTTTGGGAACAGAGGTTCCGGATGGTGTCAAAGTTCACAGCTTCGTTTACAGATGGCCCATCCCGGGAAAGGGCAGTGCCATGAAGGAGCTCATGGAGTTCGCCCTCGGGAGAGACGCCGATGCCATAGTCTTCGTCGACAGTGATTTAAGGAGCATAACCCCCGAGTGGATATACCGCTTTGCCAGGCCCATCGAGGAGGGCTACGATTTCGTGGCGCCGCTCTACATAAGGCACAAGTGGGACGGCACGATAACCAACAACATAGCCTACCCGATGACGGCCTCTCTCTACGGAAAGAACGTCAGACAGCCGATAGGGGGGGACTTCGGAATAAGCAGAAGGCTCATGGAGGCCTACCTCGAAGACGAGGAGGTCTGGAAGACACACGTGGCGCGCTTCGGCGTGGATATTTTCCTGACGACGACTGCCATAGCTAGGGGCTTCAAAATCACCCAGGCGGCGTTGGGGATGAAGATACACGACCCCAAGGATCCTGCCGCTTCCCTCGGCCCCATGTTCAACCAGGTCGTCGGAACGCTGTTCATGCTGATGAAGAAGTACGAGGACATCTGGAAGCACGTGAGAACGATAGAGCCCGTCCCGGTATTCGGGGAGCTTGAGGAAGGTGAACCCGAGCCGGTAAAGGTGACCCTGGAGCTCCTGGAGATAAGGGCGAAGGAGCTATTCGCCCAGCACGAACCTGTGCTGAGGAGGGCGCTTAGTGAAGAGACGCTCAAGGGGGTGGTGAGTGCACTCAAGACCTTTGAGTTCGACGACAGGCTCTGGAGCCACGTCCTCTACGACGGAGCCGTGGCGTACAGGAACGGAATTCTAACCGAGGCGGAACCCCTCGTGCCGCTGTACTTCGCGAAGACGGCGGACTTCGTCAAAAGAACGATGGACATGAGCACCCTTGAGGCTGAAAAACTGATAGAGGAGAGGGCGAAGGTATTCCTTGAGGAAAAGGACTACCTGCTGGAGCGGTGGTAG
- a CDS encoding Gfo/Idh/MocA family protein: MRKLNFGIISYAHPHALRFASVIARGKRTKLVAISGDGSNSDVARAEARKYGAKFYKGYEALLRDENVEAVYIAIETYRHREVAVRAAEEGKHILLEKPIALNLKDADEVIKAAKKAGVKLMLPFNPRFTEPLVKAKEMIDAGEIGALEYIQTISENVKPPIFLQGLDMGWFLDVKKSGGGGFMDTAPHGVDSLLWLTGDVPKKVYADIGSKIYGFPVDDIGTAVLEFKKGVLAVLTAGWGNPKGYSYGIEIKYYLVGREGFLDVRTAYPDFTVYQDRAEKIYWDRPDVRGIVSSFTRAVLKDGDVPITGEDAKKNLAIILAAYESSRTGKTVKPRL, from the coding sequence ATGAGGAAGCTCAACTTTGGAATAATCAGCTACGCCCACCCGCATGCCCTCCGTTTTGCCTCGGTAATTGCTAGGGGCAAGAGGACAAAGCTCGTCGCCATATCCGGGGACGGCTCGAACTCTGACGTGGCCAGGGCCGAGGCGAGGAAGTATGGGGCGAAGTTCTACAAGGGCTACGAAGCCCTCTTGAGGGACGAAAACGTGGAGGCCGTTTACATTGCCATAGAGACTTACCGGCACAGGGAAGTAGCCGTGAGGGCCGCGGAGGAGGGCAAGCACATACTCCTTGAGAAGCCTATTGCCTTGAACCTCAAGGACGCTGATGAGGTCATTAAGGCCGCTAAAAAGGCCGGTGTTAAGCTCATGCTGCCCTTCAACCCCAGGTTCACGGAGCCCCTCGTGAAGGCCAAAGAGATGATCGATGCCGGCGAGATAGGTGCTCTGGAGTACATACAAACGATCTCTGAAAACGTTAAGCCTCCGATATTCCTCCAGGGGCTGGATATGGGATGGTTCTTGGACGTCAAAAAGTCTGGAGGCGGTGGCTTCATGGACACTGCGCCTCACGGCGTTGACTCCCTACTCTGGCTAACTGGGGATGTGCCAAAAAAGGTCTATGCGGATATTGGGAGCAAAATATACGGCTTCCCTGTGGATGACATCGGAACGGCGGTTCTTGAGTTCAAGAAAGGTGTTCTGGCAGTTCTCACAGCCGGATGGGGCAATCCCAAGGGCTATTCCTACGGTATCGAGATAAAGTACTACCTCGTTGGCAGGGAGGGGTTCCTCGACGTTAGAACCGCTTATCCCGACTTCACTGTCTATCAGGACAGGGCCGAGAAGATATACTGGGACAGACCGGACGTGAGGGGAATAGTGAGTTCCTTCACGAGGGCCGTCTTGAAGGATGGTGATGTTCCCATAACGGGTGAAGACGCCAAGAAGAACCTTGCGATAATCCTTGCCGCATACGAATCTTCCAGAACAGGGAAAACCGTGAAGCCAAGACTTTAA